One segment of Streptosporangiales bacterium DNA contains the following:
- a CDS encoding helix-turn-helix domain-containing protein, translating to LRRGDLSVTEVCFAVGCSSLGTFSSRFTELVGVPPSTYRRQAARATAGMPPCVAKQVTRPIRNREARVTEPQLA from the coding sequence CTACGTCGCGGCGACCTCAGCGTCACCGAGGTCTGTTTCGCGGTCGGCTGCTCGTCGCTGGGCACGTTCAGCAGTCGCTTCACCGAGCTGGTCGGTGTGCCGCCAAGCACCTACCGGCGCCAGGCGGCGCGCGCGACGGCGGGGATGCCGCCGTGCGTGGCGAAGCAGGTGACCAGACCGATCAGGAATCGAGAAGCGCGGGTCACCG